The following are encoded in a window of Haliaeetus albicilla chromosome 1, bHalAlb1.1, whole genome shotgun sequence genomic DNA:
- the TLR2 gene encoding toll-like receptor 2, translating to MTTHTWQVWAIYMVLAANLSEEQVLKQACPSCDATQLCNCSSMGLDFVPPGITGKITVLNLAHNRIKHIRSQDLQQAVNLRALLLQSNEISSIDKDSFCSLGKLELLDLSNNSLAHLYPAWFGHLFSLQHLHLQGNSYRDLGESSPFSSLRNLSSLHLGNPQFSTIRQGNFEGIEFLDKLWIDGGNLSQYEPGSLKLIKKINHMIINVRSINIFSAIVMDILHSVTWLEVRKIAFSIPAEMQLFRVMSSSFAKKISFKQTLLTDATVPEIVSILEDMPQLVEVEMIDCRLLGTGRWQTHIKANQSHTLRVLTIEKLSIEEFYLFTDLHAVQGLLSLLTKVTVENTKVFLVPCRLSQQLLSLEYLDLSANLLGDQSLEHSACQGGWPSLQTLNLSQNSLSDLEMTVKSLSHLRNLILLDISQNNFGDIPDVCEWPQTLKYLNLSSTQIPKLTTCIPPTLEVLDVSANNLKEFGLQLPFLKELYLAKNQLKALPGAAPVPNLVAMSIRRNKLNGFSREEFESFRKMELLDASDNNFICSCEFLSFIHHEAGIAQVLVGWPDKYVCDSPLAVRGAQVGAVHLSLMECHRSLVVSSICVLLFLVILILVAVGYKYHAVWYLRMTWAWLQAKRKPKRAPLKDICYDAFVSYSENDSDWVENIMVRELEQACPPFRLCLHKRDFVPGKWIVDNIIDSIEKSHKTLFVLSEHFVQSEWCKYELDFSHFRLFDENNDAAILVLLEPIQSKAIPKRFCKLRKIMNTKTYLEWPLEEEQQEMFWFNLKIALKS from the coding sequence ATGACTACACACACCTGGCAAGTGTGGGCCATCTACATGGTCTTAGCTGCAAACCTCTCTGAAGAGCAAGTGCTGAAGCAGGCTTGTCCTTCGTGCGATGCCACTCAGCTTTGCAACTGCTCTTCCATGGGCTTGGACTTTGTTCCCCCAGGGATCACGGGCAAAATCACAGTGTTAAACCTGGCCCACAATAGGATAAAGCACATCCGATCCCAGGatctgcagcaggctgtgaacctgagagccctgctgctgcagtccAATGAAATCAGCTCCATAGACAAGGACTCGTTTTGCTCCCTTGGGAAACTGGAGCTCTTGGACTTATCAAATAACAGCTTGGCTCACTTGTACCCTGCATGGTTTGGGCACCTTTTTtcgctccagcacctccaccTTCAAGGGAACTCCTACAGAGACCTGGGGGAAAGCTCCCCCTTTTCTAGCCTGAGGAATCTGAGCTCTCTCCACCTGGGCAACCCGCAGTTCTCCACAATAAGGCAAGGGAACTTTGAGGGCATTGAGTTTCTTGACAAGTTGTGGATTGACGGTGGCAATCTCAGTCAGTATGAGCCAGGAAGTTTGAAATTAATTAAGAAGATAAATCACATGATCATAAACGTAAGAAGTATTAATATATTCTCAGCAATTGTCATGGACATTCTGCACTCTGTCACTTGGttagaagtgagaaaaataGCATTCAGTATACCTGCTGAAATGCAACTATTCAGAGTTATGTCGTcttcttttgcaaagaaaatttcctttaaacAGACCTTATTAACAGATGCTACTGTGCCTGAGATTGTCAGCATTTTAGAAGACATGCCACAGTTAGTGGAGGTGGAGATGATAGACTGTAGACTCTTGGGAACTGGACGATGGCAAACACATATTAAAGCAAACCAATCACATACTCTTAGAGTTCTGACAATAGAGAAATTATCTATAgaagaattttatttgtttacagATCTTCATGCTGTGCAAGGTCTACTATCTCTTCTTACCAAAGTCACAGTTGAAAACACCAAGGTGTTTTTGGTACCATGCAGACTTTCACAACAGCTTCTGTCATTAGAGTATCTTGACCTTAGTGCAAATTTGCTCGGAGACCAGAGTTTGGAGCATTCAGCCTGTCAGGGTGGTTGGCCTTCACTACAAACTCTAAATTTAAGTCAGAATTCACTGAGTGACTTAGAAATGACGGTTAAAAGTTTGTCTCATCTAAGAAACCTAATTCTCTTAGACATtagtcaaaataattttggtgatATTCCAGATGTGTGTGAATGGCCCCAAACCCTGAAATATTTAAACCTCTCCAGCACTCAAATTCCTAAACTAACGACTTGCATTCCCCCAACGCTGGAAGTTTTGGATGTTAGTGCTAACAACCTGAAGGAGTTTGGATTGCAACTCCCATTTCTCAAAGAGCTGTACCTTGCAAAAAACCAGCTGAAGGCCTTGCCTGGTGCCGCACCCGTTCCTAACTTAGTGGCCATGTCAATCAGAAGAAACAAGCTCAACGGTTTCTCCAGGGAAGAGTTTGAGTCCTTCAGGAAAATGGAGCTGCTGGACGCCAGCGACAACAACTTCATCTGCTCCTGTGAATTCCTCTCCTTCATCCACCACGAGGCCGGCATAGCCCAGGTGCTGGTGGGGTGGCCAGACAAGTATGTCTGTGACTCTCCACTGGCAGTGAGAGGGGCGCAGGTTGGAGCCGTGCATCTCTCCCTGATGGAGTGCCACAGGTCCCTCGTGGTGTCGTCAATCTGCGTCCTGCTGTTCCTGGTCATCCTCATCCTCGTGGCCGTTGGCTACAAGTACCACGCGGTCTGGTACCTGAGAATGACCTGGGCATGGCTCCAAGCCAAGCGGAAGCCCAAGCGAGCCCCCCTGAAGGACATCTGCTACGACGCTTTTGTCTCCTACAGCGAGAACGACTCTGACTGGGTGGAAAACATCATGGTGCGGGAGCTGGAGCAGGCCTGCCCCCCCTTTCGGCTCTGCCTCCATAAGCGGGACTTTGTGCCTGGGAAGTGGATCGTGGACAACATCATCGACTCCATAGAGAAGAGCCACAAAACGCTCTTTGTGCTGTCCGAGCACTTTGTGCAGAGCGAGTGGTGCAAATACGAGCTGGACTTCTCGCACTTCCGCCTCTTTGACGAGAACAACGATGCAGCGATTCTCGTCCTCCTGGAGCCCATCCAGAGCAAAGCGATTCCCAAGAGGTTCTGCAAGCTGCGGAAGATCATGAACACAAAGACCTACCTGGAGTGGCCTCTTgaagaagagcagcaggagatgtTTTGGTTTAATTTGAAAATAGCTCTAAAATCCTAG
- the LOC104324866 gene encoding toll-like receptor 2 type-1: MFNQRKHKSRTTHTWQVWAIYMVLAANLSEEQVLKQACPSCDATQLCNCSSMGLDFVPPGITGKITVLNLAHNRIKHIRSQDLQQAVNLRALLLQSNEISSIDKDSFCSLGKLELLDLSNNSLAHLYPAWFGHLFSLQHLHLQGNSYRDLGESSPFSSLRNLSSLHLGNPQFSTIRQGNFEGIEFLDKLWIDGGNLSQYEPGSLKLIKKINHMIINVRSINIFSAIVMDILHSVTWLEVREIKLEIGKKSMVQNSTLPFRIRKLTFKDASFTDQYISRIIVLLKEIKTLQEIEAIDCVLQGKGAWDIEEITSSGQSFVETVSVINIMIQNFHLFFDLDGMESQINKLKRLTIASSKVFMVPCKLAKHFSSLLYLDFHDNLLVNNRLNETICRDAWPSLQTLNLSQNSLKSLKQTANSVTRLPKLVNLDISQNNFGDIPDVCEWPQTLKYLNLSSTQIPKLTTCIPPTLEVLDVSANNLKEFGLQLPFLKELYLAKNQLKALPGAAPVPNLVAMSIRRNKLNGFSREEFESFRKMELLDASDNNFICSCEFLSFIHHEAGIAQVLVGWPDKYVCDSPLAVRGAQVGAVHLSLMECHRSLVVSSICVLLFLVILILVAVGYKYHAVWYLRMTWAWLQAKRKPKRAPLKDICYDAFVSYSENDSDWVENIMVRELEQACPPFRLCLHKRDFVPGKWIVDNIIDSIEKSHKTLFVLSEHFVQSEWCKYELDFSHFRLFDENNDAAILVLLEPIQSKAIPKRFCKLRKIMNTKTYLEWPLEEEQQEMFWENLKRALKS, from the coding sequence ATGTTcaaccaaagaaaacacaaatcaaGAACTACACACACCTGGCAAGTGTGGGCCATCTACATGGTCTTAGCTGCAAACCTCTCTGAAGAGCAAGTGCTGAAGCAGGCTTGTCCTTCATGCGATGCCACTCAGCTTTGCAACTGCTCTTCCATGGGCTTGGACTTTGTTCCCCCAGGGATCACGGGCAAAATCACAGTGTTAAACCTGGCCCACAATAGGATAAAGCACATCCGATCCCAGGatctgcagcaggctgtgaacctgagagccctgctgctgcagtccAATGAAATCAGCTCCATAGACAAGGACTCGTTTTGCTCCCTTGGGAAACTGGAGCTCTTGGACTTATCAAATAACAGCTTGGCTCACTTGTACCCTGCATGGTTTGGGCACCTTTTTtcgctccagcacctccaccTTCAAGGGAACTCCTACAGAGACCTGGGGGAAAGCTCCCCCTTTTCTAGCCTGAGGAATCTGAGCTCTCTCCACCTGGGCAACCCGCAGTTCTCCACAATAAGGCAAGGGAACTTTGAGGGCATTGAGTTTCTTGACAAGTTGTGGATTGACGGTGGCAATCTCAGTCAGTATGAGCCAGGAAGTTTGAAATTAATTAAGAAGATAAATCACATGATCATAAACGTAAGAAGTATTAATATATTCTCAGCAATTGTCATGGACATTCTGCACTCTGTCACTTGGTTAGAAGTGAGAGAAATCAAATTagagattggaaaaaaaagcatggtgCAGAACTCTACACTTCCTTTTAGGATACGAAAGCTTACGTTTAAAGATGCTTCATTCACAGATCAATATATTAGCCGAATAATAGTATtactgaaggaaataaaaactttgCAAGAGATTGAGGCAATTGATTGTGTGCTTCAGGGGAAAGGAGCATGGGATATTGAAGAAATCACAAGCAGTGGGCAAAGTTTTGTTGAAACAGTATCAGTAATAAATATAATGATTCagaattttcatttgttttttgaCCTGGACGGTATGGAGTCACAAATAAACAAGCTGAAAAGACTCACCATTGCAAGCTCTAAAGTTTTCATGGTACCATGCAaacttgcaaaacatttttcgTCACTTCTGTATCTGGACTTTCATGATAATTTGCTTGTAAATAATCGCTTAAATGAGACAATATGTAGAGATGCTTGGCCTTCATTGCAAACTTTAAATCTAAGTCAAAACTCTCTAAAATCTCTGAAACAGACTGCAAATTCTGTAACTCGTCTACCCAAACTGGTTAATCTTGACATTagccaaaataattttggtgatATTCCAGATGTGTGTGAATGGCCCCAAACCCTGAAATATTTAAACCTCTCCAGCACTCAAATTCCTAAACTAACGACTTGCATTCCCCCAACGCTGGAAGTTTTGGATGTTAGTGCTAACAACCTGAAGGAGTTTGGATTGCAACTCCCATTTCTCAAAGAGCTGTACCTTGCAAAAAACCAGCTGAAGGCCTTGCCTGGTGCCGCACCCGTTCCTAACTTAGTGGCCATGTCAATCAGAAGAAACAAGCTCAACGGTTTCTCCAGGGAAGAGTTTGAGTCCTTCAGGAAAATGGAGCTGCTGGACGCCAGCGACAACAACTTCATCTGCTCCTGTGAATTCCTCTCCTTCATCCACCACGAGGCCGGCATAGCCCAGGTGCTGGTGGGGTGGCCAGACAAGTATGTCTGTGACTCTCCACTGGCAGTGAGAGGGGCGCAGGTTGGAGCCGTGCATCTCTCCCTGATGGAGTGCCACAGGTCCCTCGTGGTGTCGTCAATCTGCGTCCTGCTGTTCCTGGTCATCCTCATCCTCGTGGCCGTTGGCTACAAGTACCACGCGGTCTGGTACCTGAGAATGACCTGGGCATGGCTCCAAGCCAAGCGGAAGCCCAAGCGAGCCCCCCTGAAGGACATCTGCTACGACGCTTTTGTCTCCTACAGCGAGAACGACTCTGACTGGGTGGAAAACATCATGGTGCGGGAGCTGGAGCAGGCCTGCCCCCCCTTTCGGCTCTGCCTCCATAAGCGGGACTTTGTGCCTGGGAAGTGGATCGTGGACAACATCATCGACTCCATAGAGAAGAGCCACAAAACGCTCTTTGTGCTGTCCGAGCACTTTGTGCAGAGCGAGTGGTGCAAATACGAGCTGGACTTCTCGCACTTCCGCCTCTTTGACGAGAACAACGATGCAGCGATTCTCGTCCTCCTGGAGCCCATCCAGAGCAAAGCGATTCCCAAGAGGTTCTGCAAGCTGCGGAAGATCATGAACACAAAGACCTACCTGGAGTGGCCTCTTgaagaagagcagcaggagatgtTTTGGGAAAACTTGAAAAGGGCCTTGAAGTCATAG